From Tenuifilum sp. 4138str, a single genomic window includes:
- a CDS encoding ABC transporter substrate-binding protein yields the protein MSNKSLPVFKSSKNVCHKWWTAIFIVISFIALALPLQSFSRPGTKVILQLKWKHQFQFAGYYAAIEKGFYAQEDLDVELKELPQNTNVITEVLEGRAQFGIANADIIIHYVNGAPAVVLAPIFQSSPAALVSRAERNITRPQDIAGKTIEINAKKSGSVEVLTMLSLEGVKPSQYQVTESSLSLNKLLNNQTDASEVYLTNEPYFLEKFGIPYNLILPHKYGVDFYAECLFTTKEMISKNPELVDAFLRASIKGWEYALENSEEIAQVIQSKYKTTKTLDHLIFESQKVKEFIQPNFINVGHSNKGRWLQMMETLLQAGLINKTKPIDDLLYNPKQKKHSPFTDKWFILVIGTLLLLTFILHFWYINRVNKRKQQLVNTHKQQVENLKQELQMLNTHLEETVQRNKDLESFKESLLSNLSFEIRTPLNNIIGYSELLNDPKIKPTQALQFSKEINKSCRLLQNQIDNLIDLSKLESNQFRLVYQRINLMELMNTLQVMLLNELKLFDKEHIAIKAFLDPNEIDFDILSDRNLYKSIFQRLINNAVKFTSKGYIEIGVRKSERNGHLLFWIQDSGTGIEIEKSKTLFNRLNIEESRDGFGVLQMGLPVVKGIVDLLNGKIWVETAEGTGTTVNIEVPYTPIGSHKAKTSHKKSPFYIHQDPPKLKNKKILIVEDIQSNFILLSRLLEETGCKLEHAKTGDEALKKVENTPDFDLIFMDLRLADMDGIEITRQIRKKNTRVVIVAQTAYSSGVKVNMSIEAGCNDFITKPISRIDLYNVLRKYLVTDDHTA from the coding sequence ATGAGTAATAAAAGCTTACCAGTTTTTAAAAGTAGTAAAAATGTTTGCCACAAGTGGTGGACTGCCATATTTATTGTCATTTCCTTTATAGCGCTTGCTTTACCTTTACAAAGTTTTTCCAGACCCGGTACAAAGGTTATACTCCAGCTCAAGTGGAAGCATCAGTTCCAGTTTGCTGGGTACTACGCTGCCATTGAAAAAGGGTTTTACGCTCAGGAAGACCTTGATGTTGAGCTCAAGGAGTTACCCCAAAACACAAATGTGATTACCGAGGTTCTTGAAGGTAGAGCCCAGTTTGGGATAGCCAATGCCGACATTATTATACATTACGTTAATGGAGCCCCCGCTGTTGTGCTTGCGCCCATATTCCAGTCAAGCCCAGCTGCACTTGTGTCACGAGCCGAGCGTAATATTACCAGACCACAGGATATTGCCGGCAAAACCATTGAAATAAATGCAAAAAAATCGGGTTCGGTTGAAGTGCTTACCATGCTTAGCCTTGAGGGTGTTAAACCCTCGCAGTACCAAGTAACGGAATCGTCGCTTTCACTTAACAAGCTGTTGAATAACCAAACCGATGCCAGTGAGGTTTACCTGACAAATGAACCCTATTTCCTCGAAAAATTTGGGATACCCTATAACCTGATTCTGCCCCATAAGTATGGCGTTGACTTTTACGCCGAATGCTTATTTACCACCAAGGAGATGATTAGTAAAAATCCTGAACTGGTTGATGCTTTCCTTAGAGCATCCATTAAAGGATGGGAGTACGCCCTTGAAAATTCGGAGGAAATAGCACAGGTAATTCAATCAAAGTATAAAACCACAAAAACTCTTGATCACCTCATATTTGAATCGCAAAAGGTGAAGGAGTTTATTCAACCTAACTTTATAAATGTTGGGCATTCAAACAAAGGCCGATGGCTACAAATGATGGAAACCCTTTTACAGGCCGGATTAATTAACAAAACAAAACCTATTGACGATTTACTTTACAACCCAAAGCAAAAAAAACATTCACCTTTTACCGATAAATGGTTTATTTTGGTTATTGGCACATTGTTGCTGCTAACTTTCATATTACATTTTTGGTATATTAATAGGGTCAATAAGCGCAAGCAACAATTAGTAAACACCCACAAGCAACAGGTTGAGAACTTAAAGCAAGAGTTACAGATGTTAAACACCCATCTGGAAGAGACTGTTCAACGAAACAAAGACCTTGAATCGTTCAAGGAATCGCTACTCTCCAACCTCTCGTTTGAGATTCGAACCCCACTCAATAACATAATTGGTTACAGTGAACTTTTAAACGACCCAAAAATTAAACCCACGCAAGCGCTTCAATTTTCCAAGGAGATAAATAAAAGCTGCCGTCTACTCCAGAATCAAATTGATAATCTTATTGACCTCTCAAAACTGGAATCGAACCAGTTCCGATTGGTTTACCAACGCATTAACCTGATGGAACTTATGAACACACTACAGGTTATGCTGCTGAATGAGCTTAAGCTCTTTGATAAAGAGCATATCGCCATAAAGGCATTCCTTGACCCCAATGAGATTGACTTTGATATCCTATCGGACCGAAACCTTTACAAGAGTATATTCCAAAGGCTAATTAACAATGCGGTAAAGTTTACGTCGAAAGGTTACATTGAGATTGGCGTAAGAAAGTCGGAAAGGAATGGTCACCTCCTTTTCTGGATACAGGATAGCGGAACAGGAATAGAGATTGAAAAATCAAAAACATTATTTAACCGCTTAAATATTGAAGAGTCGCGCGATGGGTTTGGTGTACTACAAATGGGACTCCCTGTTGTTAAGGGTATTGTGGATCTGCTGAACGGGAAAATTTGGGTAGAAACAGCTGAGGGTACCGGAACTACTGTGAATATTGAAGTTCCCTACACGCCAATTGGCAGCCACAAAGCAAAAACATCTCATAAAAAATCACCATTCTACATACATCAAGACCCGCCAAAGCTGAAAAATAAAAAGATTCTGATTGTTGAAGATATTCAATCGAACTTCATTCTGCTAAGCAGACTCCTGGAAGAAACTGGTTGTAAGCTAGAGCACGCCAAAACCGGAGACGAGGCGCTCAAAAAGGTTGAAAACACCCCCGACTTTGACCTAATTTTCATGGATTTAAGGCTAGCTGACATGGATGGTATTGAAATCACGCGCCAAATCCGAAAGAAGAACACCAGGGTGGTTATAGTGGCACAAACCGCCTACAGTTCAGGAGTAAAAGTAAACATGAGCATTGAGGCAGGCTGTAACGATTTTATTACCAAACCAATAAGTCGCATCGACCTTTACAATGTTCTTCGTAAGTACCTTGTAACCGACGATCACACAGCCTAA
- a CDS encoding class I SAM-dependent rRNA methyltransferase produces the protein MERPRITLKPGKEQSLQRFHPWIFSGAIKSVTEMPDEGQVVDVLGSDGKFLATGHFASGSIAVRVLSFQPAEIDKTFWLSRISNALNLRRSIGLYPNTDTNIFRLVHGEGDLLPGLIVDIYGDTAVMQCHSVGMYMARTEIANAIMQVLSNTVIAVYDKSSGTLPYREKYNPSDGYIVGSENVKVPYLEYGNKYHISWTDGQKTGFFIDQRENRLLLQSYARGKSVLNTFGYTGGFSVSALKGGATEVITVDSSAQAITLANQNIELNFGANAPHTGVAMDTFEYLRTCNQNFDIIVLDPPAFAKHNDALRNALQAYKRLNLAAIRRLNPGGLLFTFSCSQVVSKTDFRNAVFSAAAISGRQVSIIHQLTQPADHPINIYHPEGEYLKGLVLSVM, from the coding sequence ATGGAACGACCCAGAATAACTCTCAAACCCGGTAAAGAGCAATCGCTTCAGAGGTTTCACCCATGGATATTTTCAGGCGCAATTAAATCGGTAACCGAGATGCCCGATGAGGGGCAGGTGGTTGATGTATTAGGCTCCGACGGTAAGTTTTTGGCTACAGGGCACTTTGCCTCAGGATCAATTGCTGTCAGGGTTTTATCGTTTCAACCAGCTGAAATTGATAAAACATTTTGGTTAAGCCGAATTAGCAATGCCCTTAATCTTCGCAGGTCCATAGGCCTATATCCAAACACCGATACAAACATTTTTCGCTTGGTTCATGGTGAGGGCGACCTTTTACCTGGGCTAATAGTTGACATTTATGGCGATACTGCCGTAATGCAGTGCCATTCGGTTGGAATGTACATGGCGCGCACCGAAATTGCCAACGCAATAATGCAAGTCCTCTCCAATACCGTAATCGCCGTTTACGATAAAAGTTCAGGAACATTACCATACCGTGAAAAATATAACCCATCCGATGGGTACATCGTCGGATCAGAAAATGTCAAGGTGCCATATTTGGAGTATGGAAATAAATATCACATATCGTGGACTGATGGCCAAAAAACAGGTTTTTTCATCGACCAGCGCGAGAATAGGCTACTGCTGCAATCGTACGCCAGAGGTAAATCGGTACTTAACACATTTGGATACACCGGAGGTTTTTCTGTATCGGCTCTAAAGGGTGGAGCCACTGAGGTTATTACTGTTGATAGCTCGGCGCAAGCTATTACTCTGGCCAACCAGAATATTGAGCTAAACTTTGGCGCTAATGCTCCACATACCGGCGTAGCCATGGATACCTTTGAGTACCTAAGAACCTGTAACCAAAACTTTGATATTATTGTGCTCGACCCACCTGCCTTTGCCAAACATAACGATGCCCTACGAAATGCCTTACAAGCCTACAAAAGGCTTAACCTTGCTGCTATCCGTAGGTTGAACCCTGGCGGATTACTTTTCACATTCTCCTGCTCGCAGGTGGTTAGTAAAACCGATTTCCGGAATGCGGTTTTTTCGGCAGCAGCCATTTCAGGTCGTCAGGTAAGCATTATTCATCAGCTTACTCAACCTGCCGATCATCCAATAAACATTTACCATCCGGAGGGTGAGTACCTGAAAGGACTCGTGTTAAGTGTGATGTAA
- the tsaD gene encoding tRNA (adenosine(37)-N6)-threonylcarbamoyltransferase complex transferase subunit TsaD gives MSVTILGIESSCDDTSAAVIRDQLLLSNVISSQDVHKQYGGVVPELASRAHQANIIPVVDTALRNAGVTIAEIDAIAYTRGPGLLGSLLVGASFAKGAALTLGVPIISVNHLQGHVLSHFIKDEPNAIHPSFPFLCLLVSGGHTQIMLVRGPMDMEIVGQTIDDAAGEAFDKCAKVLGLPYPGGPVIDKLAAEGNPGFIKFAKPNIPDLDFSFSGLKTSFLYTLRDKLYTEPNFVNEHLPDICASLQQTIIEILLSKVEQAVRKYRIKEIAIAGGVAANSGLRNALQLLGQKRGWKVYLPKKQFTTDNAAMIAIVGYYSYLEGKTSPLDEPPLARLPLG, from the coding sequence ATGAGCGTAACAATACTTGGGATAGAATCATCGTGCGACGATACCTCAGCAGCAGTTATCCGCGATCAGCTACTTTTATCGAATGTAATTAGCAGCCAGGATGTACATAAACAGTATGGTGGAGTTGTGCCTGAGTTAGCCTCGCGTGCTCATCAGGCTAACATCATTCCTGTTGTAGATACTGCCCTGCGTAACGCTGGGGTTACCATTGCGGAAATAGATGCAATAGCCTACACGCGAGGTCCGGGGTTGCTGGGCTCGTTGCTTGTAGGGGCATCGTTTGCAAAGGGAGCGGCGCTCACGCTGGGAGTTCCAATAATATCGGTTAATCACTTACAGGGTCATGTGCTTTCGCACTTCATTAAGGATGAGCCCAATGCTATTCACCCATCGTTCCCCTTTTTATGCCTTTTGGTCTCAGGGGGTCACACCCAAATCATGTTGGTTCGGGGTCCAATGGATATGGAAATAGTTGGCCAAACAATTGATGATGCAGCGGGCGAGGCATTCGACAAGTGTGCCAAGGTGCTTGGGCTGCCTTACCCTGGTGGGCCTGTAATTGATAAGCTTGCTGCCGAGGGTAACCCTGGATTCATTAAGTTTGCCAAGCCGAATATACCCGACCTCGATTTTAGCTTTAGCGGATTAAAAACATCATTCCTTTATACCCTGCGCGATAAACTATACACTGAACCAAACTTTGTTAACGAACACCTACCCGACATTTGCGCCTCGCTTCAGCAAACTATTATTGAGATACTGCTAAGTAAGGTTGAGCAAGCTGTACGTAAGTACAGGATAAAGGAGATTGCCATTGCTGGAGGCGTGGCAGCAAATTCAGGATTACGAAATGCTTTACAGCTACTTGGCCAAAAGAGGGGATGGAAGGTTTACCTACCTAAGAAGCAGTTTACTACCGATAATGCTGCAATGATTGCCATTGTGGGTTACTACAGCTACCTTGAAGGAAAGACATCGCCGCTCGATGAGCCCCCTTTAGCTCGGTTACCCCTGGGTTAG
- a CDS encoding translocation/assembly module TamB domain-containing protein: MNNDTLIYAKRVIASISQIDTDAGLFRFGKARVDNAKFYLITDSSGVTSLNALLLKINSDTTQSPDSGRFNLQIGNIVLKNSSFKLVQQGADSLTPGTINFQNLVLSGINLEASEFNLDGDTIGILINGLTAQDHSGFKIDNLRSKITICSKFMHFNNLRLRANGSSLSMNHLLFDFDGWDSFSNFTSRVRINANFEGTYLHTSTLAYIVTELKNYSVGLRVTGQVKGYVDDLRARNLELGFGNISEIALNANLTGLPKIDNTLFSVDLKKLQTSRKDLMQFKVNGSGKPLIDLPEELDRLGLINYVGRFSGYLSDFVTYGTLTSALGAIDFDVWMKPGKTIKSEFKGKASANNFKLGQLLNENLIGSLSFLSSISGTVNKQGELRAFTDAHIRKLEANGYDYKDIDISGNLGNNSYTGTINLNDPNCKLNFLGRVDFSDTIPVFDFSLFAPRIDLVKLNLNRVDSVSVASFLLTAKFSGNTLDNSKGEIKLVNSTYRNQRGEFKIADLTITADNTNESKVITLKSDIAEGEIRSRQSFSRFPYYMNKVLSRHLPALRQDESNEKSKAPQHNAEEYNDYLIKFRLKKTQKVTSILVPDLSIAENSSLFGILDPNKETLTFKLKVLELVTGSTVFKNLSVDGETRDSILEANVLMPEIKVGNSYIRNLKVNATTQNNIVRCNINWNNYSTPSTLGDINLIADFKAFSQPNSTIDINFLPSSLIINDSTWNLSPSLVRIDSSTVQFSNIALSNKHQLISITGKASQLNSDTIAVTLKNIDLSYLNFYLHDSGYKLSGWINGDALATGILLNPILQAKIGIDKFVVNNQNIGDVKFQSTWHGSENRINLLLSNQRADTLTLLAKGDYFTDKGNFNFDVNINQAKLALIAPLLEGNVSNLHGRMNGSLKIKGDANKPIVDGSIGFDNAGLTIDFLQTHYTLSDRVTINNSNIVLNNFRLTDRFNRTSAINGTIQTNYFKNFNLGLRLNMQNFLCMNTRETDNETFYGTVFASGFVDLLGSPDNLNLNINLKTENRTAIYLPLSSTSTVEESNFISFVNNNPDLIEIEEAVQNVQTSSSNINITMDLQVTPEAEAQIIIDKKLGDIIKANGSGSLRMEINPSKDVFRMFGRYTIEQGDYLFTLSGVINKRFRIEQGSYIDWNGDPLDANMDIKAVYRVKTSLKQLLLDDSYTARVPVDCKIMLSQKLLTPSIKFGIDFPNLDQQTKALVDGMLNTEEKINTQFLGLLVINSFISDPGMTSAGTQTSNASLGTTGLYNTASELLSNQLSNWLSQWSKNFDIGINYRPGLENELSSDQVEMALSTQILDDRVSISSNVGVGGNKNSSNALVGDFTVDIKLNKSGKLRGKAFARNNNDVLLTSQQNNYTTGAGIVYREDFNTIRELFNSIFSKDKQYPNDTLQNDSSTNQNSTNTNLPDTSFVKIN, from the coding sequence TTGAACAACGACACCCTAATCTACGCCAAAAGAGTAATAGCGTCCATTTCACAGATTGATACCGACGCCGGGCTTTTCCGGTTTGGTAAAGCAAGGGTTGACAATGCTAAGTTCTACCTTATTACTGATAGTTCAGGGGTAACAAGCCTAAATGCTCTCCTGCTTAAAATTAATTCCGACACCACTCAATCGCCCGATTCGGGCAGGTTTAACCTGCAAATAGGAAATATTGTTCTTAAGAACTCCAGTTTTAAGCTTGTTCAGCAAGGGGCCGACAGCCTTACTCCGGGAACAATAAACTTTCAGAATCTTGTTCTTTCAGGAATCAATTTGGAAGCAAGCGAGTTTAACCTGGACGGCGATACCATTGGAATACTAATTAATGGTTTAACGGCTCAGGACCATTCCGGATTTAAAATAGATAACCTGCGAAGTAAGATTACCATTTGCAGTAAGTTTATGCATTTCAATAACCTGCGCCTGCGGGCAAATGGCTCGAGCCTATCCATGAACCATCTTTTATTCGACTTCGACGGGTGGGATAGCTTCAGCAATTTTACTTCACGGGTTAGAATAAATGCCAACTTTGAAGGCACCTACCTGCATACCAGTACCTTGGCCTACATTGTTACCGAACTTAAAAATTATAGCGTTGGGTTAAGGGTAACCGGGCAAGTTAAAGGCTATGTGGACGATTTAAGGGCACGGAACCTTGAGCTGGGCTTTGGCAATATTTCGGAGATAGCCCTTAACGCCAACCTGACCGGCTTACCCAAAATCGATAATACCCTTTTCTCAGTGGACCTGAAAAAACTTCAGACTTCTAGAAAAGATCTGATGCAATTCAAGGTAAATGGTAGCGGAAAACCTCTAATCGATTTGCCCGAAGAGCTTGATCGTCTTGGGCTAATAAACTACGTTGGAAGATTCTCCGGCTACCTCAGCGACTTTGTTACCTACGGTACCCTAACATCGGCTCTAGGAGCAATTGATTTTGATGTTTGGATGAAACCCGGCAAAACCATTAAAAGCGAATTTAAGGGCAAAGCATCGGCTAACAATTTCAAGCTTGGCCAGCTCTTAAACGAAAATTTAATCGGAAGCCTGTCGTTCCTATCCAGCATATCCGGTACAGTCAATAAACAAGGAGAACTTAGAGCTTTTACCGATGCCCATATACGGAAACTCGAGGCTAATGGTTATGATTATAAGGATATCGATATCTCCGGTAATCTAGGGAACAACTCATATACCGGAACCATCAACCTTAACGACCCCAACTGTAAGCTTAACTTTTTGGGTAGGGTTGACTTTTCCGACACCATTCCCGTGTTCGATTTCTCACTCTTTGCCCCTCGCATCGATTTGGTTAAGCTCAACCTTAACAGGGTTGACTCCGTTTCAGTGGCATCGTTCCTTTTAACCGCAAAGTTTTCCGGCAATACCCTCGACAATAGTAAGGGCGAAATAAAACTGGTTAACTCTACCTACCGTAACCAACGCGGCGAGTTTAAGATTGCCGACCTTACAATTACTGCCGATAACACCAATGAAAGTAAGGTTATTACGCTTAAATCCGATATTGCTGAGGGTGAAATACGCAGTAGGCAAAGCTTTTCTAGGTTCCCCTACTACATGAACAAGGTTCTGTCGCGTCATTTACCTGCCCTTAGGCAGGATGAATCCAATGAGAAATCCAAAGCTCCACAACATAACGCTGAGGAGTATAACGATTACCTCATCAAGTTTAGGTTAAAAAAGACACAAAAGGTTACCAGCATTTTGGTGCCAGACCTAAGCATTGCCGAAAACTCATCGCTTTTTGGCATATTAGATCCCAACAAGGAAACCCTAACCTTTAAGCTAAAGGTGCTTGAATTAGTAACAGGCAGCACCGTTTTTAAAAATCTAAGTGTTGATGGCGAAACCCGCGATAGCATTCTGGAAGCCAATGTGCTAATGCCCGAAATAAAGGTTGGCAACAGCTACATCCGAAACCTTAAAGTAAACGCTACCACCCAAAACAATATCGTAAGGTGTAATATTAACTGGAACAACTACTCAACACCTTCTACCCTGGGCGATATTAACCTGATTGCCGACTTTAAAGCGTTCTCGCAACCTAACAGCACAATAGATATTAATTTTCTACCCTCATCGCTTATTATAAACGACTCCACATGGAACTTGTCTCCATCGCTGGTTCGTATCGATTCATCTACCGTACAGTTTTCAAATATTGCCCTTTCCAATAAGCACCAACTAATTAGCATAACCGGTAAAGCGTCGCAGCTTAATTCGGACACTATAGCAGTAACGCTCAAGAACATCGACCTATCATACCTGAACTTTTACCTGCACGATTCCGGTTATAAGCTGAGCGGTTGGATAAATGGCGATGCCTTGGCAACTGGCATCCTGCTAAACCCTATACTTCAAGCCAAGATTGGGATTGATAAGTTTGTGGTAAATAATCAAAATATTGGAGATGTTAAATTCCAGAGCACCTGGCACGGTAGCGAGAATAGAATTAACCTTTTACTAAGCAACCAAAGGGCCGATACCCTAACACTCCTTGCCAAAGGCGATTACTTTACTGATAAAGGCAACTTCAACTTTGATGTAAACATTAACCAGGCAAAGCTAGCCCTTATTGCTCCCTTACTGGAAGGGAATGTTTCCAACCTACATGGCCGTATGAATGGCTCACTTAAAATCAAAGGCGATGCCAATAAACCCATAGTGGATGGTAGTATTGGCTTTGACAATGCCGGACTAACCATTGATTTTCTGCAAACCCACTATACCCTTTCCGACAGGGTAACCATTAACAACAGCAATATTGTATTAAACAATTTCAGGTTGACCGATAGGTTTAATCGAACATCGGCTATAAACGGAACCATTCAAACCAACTACTTTAAGAATTTCAACCTTGGACTTAGGTTGAACATGCAAAATTTCCTTTGCATGAACACCCGTGAAACCGATAACGAAACGTTTTATGGAACTGTTTTTGCCTCCGGGTTTGTGGATTTATTGGGTTCGCCCGACAACCTAAACCTCAACATAAACCTTAAAACCGAGAACAGAACAGCAATTTATTTACCCCTTTCCTCCACAAGCACTGTGGAAGAATCAAACTTTATCAGCTTTGTAAACAACAACCCCGATTTGATTGAGATTGAAGAGGCAGTGCAGAATGTTCAAACCTCATCATCCAACATCAACATTACCATGGATTTACAGGTAACCCCCGAAGCCGAGGCGCAAATTATTATTGACAAGAAGCTAGGCGATATTATTAAAGCAAATGGCAGCGGTAGCCTGCGAATGGAAATTAACCCGTCAAAAGACGTTTTCCGTATGTTTGGCCGCTACACCATTGAGCAGGGTGATTACCTTTTCACCCTCTCTGGGGTTATCAATAAGCGTTTTCGCATTGAGCAGGGCAGCTACATCGATTGGAATGGCGACCCGCTAGATGCTAACATGGATATCAAGGCCGTGTACCGGGTAAAAACCTCACTTAAGCAGCTCTTGCTCGACGATAGTTACACAGCCCGTGTTCCGGTTGATTGTAAAATCATGCTATCGCAAAAGCTCCTTACACCATCAATCAAGTTTGGTATCGACTTCCCTAACCTCGACCAGCAAACCAAGGCTTTGGTCGACGGAATGCTCAATACCGAAGAAAAAATAAATACCCAGTTCCTAGGGCTGCTGGTAATAAACAGCTTCATTTCCGACCCCGGAATGACCTCGGCTGGCACCCAAACCTCCAATGCCAGCCTTGGTACTACCGGCTTATACAATACTGCCAGTGAGCTACTTTCCAATCAGCTAAGCAATTGGCTCTCCCAATGGAGCAAAAACTTTGATATAGGTATAAACTACCGCCCGGGTCTGGAGAACGAGCTCAGCTCTGACCAGGTTGAAATGGCGCTATCAACCCAAATACTGGACGATAGGGTTTCCATTAGTAGTAACGTGGGTGTGGGTGGCAATAAGAACTCTAGCAATGCACTTGTTGGCGACTTTACCGTTGATATTAAGCTCAACAAAAGTGGAAAACTCCGTGGTAAGGCCTTTGCACGTAACAATAATGATGTTTTGCTAACAAGTCAGCAGAACAACTACACCACTGGTGCTGGTATTGTTTACCGTGAGGATTTTAACACCATCAGGGAGCTTTTCAACTCAATCTTCAGCAAGGATAAACAGTATCCAAACGATACTTTACAAAACGATAGCAGCACCAACCAAAATTCTACCAATACAAACTTGCCCGATACTAGCTTTGTTAAGATAAATTAG
- a CDS encoding DUF5063 domain-containing protein, translated as MEIKDVVYSRNVVEFVTVAKEFCAFLEGCEKHTAKSFVGACNKVLPLLYYKATLLPETEPVYDENNEQFVTESDYSSVENKVEYLLGQHNQYVEVNDPRVDELTGLYTASIAEYMADIYQDLKNFVLRYQVGNTYVMNDALWECTNNFKDFWGIRLANLIRAFHILAHQNIDLDNIKHPDESEGSERDTSDWFVTRRQQDMDHNELM; from the coding sequence ATGGAAATTAAGGATGTGGTGTATAGCCGCAATGTGGTTGAGTTTGTAACGGTGGCAAAGGAGTTCTGCGCTTTTCTTGAGGGTTGCGAAAAGCACACCGCAAAATCGTTTGTTGGGGCTTGCAACAAGGTGCTTCCCCTACTCTACTACAAGGCAACCCTTTTGCCCGAAACCGAACCGGTTTACGACGAAAACAACGAACAATTTGTTACCGAGAGCGATTACTCCTCGGTAGAGAACAAGGTGGAGTATTTGCTCGGGCAACATAACCAGTATGTAGAGGTAAACGACCCCCGAGTGGACGAACTAACCGGCCTATATACCGCAAGTATAGCCGAGTACATGGCCGATATCTACCAGGATTTAAAAAACTTTGTTTTGCGGTACCAGGTAGGGAATACCTATGTGATGAACGATGCCCTTTGGGAGTGTACCAATAACTTTAAGGACTTCTGGGGTATCAGGTTGGCTAATCTTATAAGAGCCTTCCATATACTGGCGCATCAAAATATCGACCTTGATAATATAAAGCATCCCGATGAAAGCGAGGGTTCCGAACGCGATACCTCTGATTGGTTTGTTACCCGCCGCCAGCAGGATATGGATCATAATGAGCTAATGTAA
- the yaaA gene encoding peroxide stress protein YaaA, producing MGNYTNYCIVLSPAKTLRSNLKVVGKNYSEPVFLDRAQELVKQLKTYSPVELKEILGVSQDIADLNFTRYANWHLPFTPENSTPAILTFAGDVYEGLQATDFTDDELAFSNQIVFMLSGLYGVLRALDLMQPYRLEMGCKIKVGQHKSLYDFWGDSITGVLDQNVSDGYLVNLASREYSRAINDKHFGDRFINIEFKENRPEGLKVIPILSKRARGLMARFAVKNKIVNAEELKLFDYEGYSFSDPLSTATKWVFVR from the coding sequence ATGGGAAATTACACGAACTACTGCATAGTGCTTTCGCCTGCAAAAACGTTGAGAAGCAATTTAAAAGTGGTAGGTAAAAATTACTCTGAGCCTGTTTTTCTTGATAGGGCTCAGGAACTTGTGAAACAGCTAAAGACTTATAGCCCGGTTGAGCTAAAAGAGATTTTAGGTGTTAGTCAAGATATTGCTGACCTCAATTTCACAAGGTATGCTAATTGGCATTTGCCTTTTACTCCTGAAAATAGCACACCTGCAATCCTTACCTTTGCCGGCGATGTTTATGAAGGATTACAGGCTACCGATTTTACTGACGATGAACTTGCATTTTCCAATCAAATCGTTTTTATGCTCTCAGGATTATACGGTGTATTGAGGGCGCTTGACCTCATGCAACCTTATCGTTTAGAAATGGGGTGCAAAATTAAGGTTGGGCAACATAAATCGCTTTACGATTTTTGGGGTGATAGCATTACAGGGGTACTTGACCAGAATGTAAGTGATGGGTATTTGGTTAACCTTGCTTCAAGGGAGTATTCTAGGGCTATTAACGATAAGCATTTTGGTGATAGGTTTATTAACATTGAATTCAAGGAGAATCGCCCTGAGGGGCTAAAGGTAATTCCAATACTTTCCAAGAGGGCTCGCGGCCTTATGGCACGCTTTGCGGTAAAGAACAAAATAGTGAATGCAGAAGAATTAAAACTCTTCGATTACGAGGGGTATAGCTTTAGCGATCCCCTTTCTACTGCTACTAAGTGGGTGTTTGTAAGGTGA
- a CDS encoding 3'-5' exonuclease, whose product MFASSIDKETLNSLPRIHFTGQIVVAEKESDLLQWLPMLCQEKIIGFDTESKPSFKKGKINGISLLQLANSKLAILVRLKKTGIPDTLKEFLENPEIVKVGAATHDDLKGLQKLNRFTPNGFIDLQRIAPTYGIEELSVKKLSAVVLGATVSKGQQLSNWEADVLTEAQKIYASTDAWVCREIYLKLISHTPKQEH is encoded by the coding sequence ATGTTTGCATCCAGTATCGATAAGGAAACCCTAAATTCTTTACCTCGAATCCATTTTACGGGGCAAATTGTTGTTGCCGAAAAGGAGAGCGATTTGTTACAATGGTTACCCATGTTATGCCAGGAGAAAATAATTGGCTTCGATACTGAGTCGAAACCATCGTTTAAGAAGGGTAAGATAAATGGAATCTCATTGCTGCAGCTGGCAAACAGCAAGTTGGCTATTCTTGTAAGGCTAAAGAAAACAGGCATCCCTGATACCCTTAAAGAATTTTTGGAGAACCCCGAAATAGTTAAGGTTGGCGCAGCCACACACGACGATCTGAAGGGACTGCAAAAACTAAATCGCTTTACTCCGAACGGATTTATTGACCTTCAACGTATAGCGCCAACCTATGGTATTGAAGAACTGAGTGTAAAAAAACTCTCGGCGGTGGTTCTGGGAGCTACTGTTTCCAAGGGGCAACAGCTCAGCAACTGGGAAGCCGATGTGCTTACCGAAGCACAAAAAATATATGCATCGACCGATGCTTGGGTATGCAGGGAAATCTATCTTAAACTCATATCACACACCCCGAAACAAGAGCATTAA